A region from the Pseudomonas sp. KU26590 genome encodes:
- a CDS encoding HAD family hydrolase has translation MNIAGVIFDCDGTLVDSERLAAGLLRDILNTHQVLLSVDEVLQRFRGVQFALCLEGLCRDYPWLPGDDIETEFRTRTLPLLQEQLEEMPGAVEFVRSLSLPKCVASNGPRSKIETCLSTVGLLDVFHGLIVSAYEVQSWKPSPILIEHAAELLGLPPTQCLLVEDSIPGVEAGLGAGAQVAGYGDTDFSAFMGNANFHRVKDFGELKALVQRIS, from the coding sequence TTGAATATTGCCGGCGTCATTTTTGACTGCGACGGAACCCTGGTTGACAGCGAACGGCTGGCCGCCGGCCTGCTGCGCGACATCCTCAACACGCACCAGGTTTTGCTCAGCGTCGACGAAGTACTGCAACGTTTCCGTGGCGTGCAGTTCGCACTGTGCCTGGAAGGCCTGTGCCGCGATTATCCATGGCTGCCCGGCGACGACATCGAGACGGAATTCCGCACGCGCACGTTGCCACTGCTGCAGGAACAGCTGGAAGAAATGCCCGGCGCGGTCGAGTTCGTGCGCAGCCTCTCGCTGCCCAAATGCGTGGCGTCCAACGGCCCGCGCAGCAAGATCGAAACCTGCCTGAGCACCGTCGGCCTGCTGGACGTGTTCCACGGCCTGATCGTCAGCGCCTATGAAGTGCAATCGTGGAAACCGTCCCCGATCCTGATCGAACACGCCGCAGAATTGCTGGGCCTGCCGCCCACTCAGTGCCTGTTGGTGGAAGACAGCATTCCGGGCGTCGAGGCCGGACTGGGTGCCGGCGCGCAAGTGGCGGGTTATGGCGACACGGATTTTTCGGCGTTCATGGGCAACGCCAACTTCCATCGCGTCAAAGATTTTGGCGAATTGAAGGCATTGGTACAGCGCATCAGTTGA
- a CDS encoding APC family permease encodes MNTPPSQPGRALKRAVTGPMLLLFILGDVLGAGVYALAGTIAGEVGGAIWVPLLIALCFAMLTAGSYAELVTKYPHAGASAVFAGKAFKSPLISFLVGFCMLAAGVTSAAGLSLAFAGDYMAPFIDLPPHVVALIFLVVIALLNARGIKESLSANLVMTVIEVSGLLLVIIAAAWFFRSGDADLSRAVQVKEGVNPAFAVLGAALLAFYSFVGFETSANLAEEVRNVRTVYPRALFGALLIAGAIYMGVGIAAATVMPIEQLVHSSAPLLEVVKASHLGIPSKLFAFIALVAVANGALLTMIMSSRLAYGMSRQGLLPRALSNVLPERRTPWVAIVATTVVAIILTLTGSLATLAETVVLLLLFVFISTNLAVLVLRKDTVEADHFRVPTWVPVLAIVSCLILLTQQSAETWLRAGALMLVGVALYFLARVGGTRPAFTTHLTDPDAEY; translated from the coding sequence ATGAACACTCCCCCATCTCAGCCAGGCAGGGCACTGAAACGCGCGGTCACCGGGCCGATGCTCTTGCTGTTCATCCTCGGCGACGTACTCGGCGCCGGGGTTTACGCCCTGGCCGGGACGATCGCCGGTGAAGTGGGCGGGGCGATCTGGGTGCCGCTGCTAATCGCGCTGTGCTTCGCCATGCTCACCGCCGGCTCCTACGCCGAGCTGGTCACCAAATACCCCCACGCCGGTGCCTCAGCCGTGTTTGCCGGCAAGGCATTCAAGTCGCCCTTGATCTCGTTTCTGGTGGGCTTCTGCATGCTGGCGGCCGGGGTCACCAGCGCGGCGGGCCTGTCTCTGGCGTTTGCCGGTGACTACATGGCGCCCTTCATCGACCTGCCACCCCATGTCGTGGCGTTGATCTTCCTGGTGGTCATTGCCTTGCTTAACGCCCGCGGCATCAAGGAGTCCTTGTCCGCCAACCTGGTGATGACCGTGATCGAAGTGTCCGGGCTGCTGCTGGTGATCATCGCGGCCGCGTGGTTTTTCCGCTCCGGCGATGCGGACTTGTCCCGCGCCGTGCAAGTCAAGGAAGGCGTCAACCCTGCATTCGCCGTGCTCGGCGCTGCGTTGCTGGCGTTTTATTCATTCGTCGGCTTCGAGACCTCGGCCAATCTGGCGGAGGAGGTGCGCAACGTGCGCACCGTCTACCCCCGCGCGTTGTTCGGTGCGCTGCTGATCGCCGGGGCGATCTACATGGGTGTCGGTATCGCAGCCGCGACGGTCATGCCCATCGAGCAATTGGTCCACTCATCGGCCCCGCTGCTGGAAGTGGTCAAGGCCTCGCATCTCGGCATTCCATCGAAGCTGTTCGCCTTTATTGCGCTGGTGGCCGTGGCCAATGGCGCCCTGCTGACCATGATCATGTCCAGCCGTCTGGCGTACGGGATGTCGCGCCAGGGCCTGCTGCCCCGCGCGTTGTCGAACGTGCTGCCGGAGCGGCGGACGCCGTGGGTGGCCATCGTCGCGACGACAGTGGTCGCGATCATTCTGACCCTGACCGGCTCGCTGGCAACACTGGCGGAAACCGTGGTCCTGCTGCTCTTGTTCGTGTTTATCAGCACCAACCTCGCCGTGCTGGTCCTGCGCAAGGACACGGTCGAGGCTGACCACTTCCGCGTGCCGACCTGGGTGCCGGTGCTGGCGATCGTGTCGTGCCTGATCCTGCTGACGCAACAGAGTGCTGAAACCTGGCTGCGTGCCGGTGCGCTGATGCTGGTGGGGGTGGCGCTGTATTTCCTTGCACGAGTGGGCGGGACGCGGCCTGCGTTCACCACCCATCTGACGGACCCCGACGCCGAGTACTGA
- a CDS encoding type VI secretion system tip protein VgrG — protein MFAPANQAPFSLTLNGQDTLFQVLSFTGRERLNQPFEFELELVSEKAALDLESLLHAQTFLQLAEDGTGVHGLAYSIAQGDAGKRLTRYRISLRPQLAYLAHRINQRIFQQMTVQQIISQVLEEHGILAIDYRFQLGATYPERVYCVQYDESDLHFIQRLCEEEGIHFHFQHSAKGHLLVFGDDQTVFPKLAPVLYQQDTGLVADAQVIKRFGLRMNTRTSRTTRRDYDFTKPKFQLESSAASAAVPDLEDYDYPGRFADRERGRHLANRALERHRSDYRLAEGSSDQPRLVSGHFLALTGHANPVWNDLWLLTEVFHEGKQPQVLEEVITSDVTDLKSDFHQGYRNRFSATPWDVHYRPPLEHPKPKVLGTQSAVVTGPEGEEIYCDQHGRVKVQFFWDREGQHNDKTSCWMRVASNWASQNFGAINLPRVGMEVLITFLEGDPDQPLITGCLYHGAHLPPYKLPDFKTVATVKSKEYKGSRANELRIDDTTSEISIALRSDHGASAINLGYLTHPRPAGGQPRGEGFELRTDRHGAVRAAAGLLITTEPRPNESKHHKDLPETAERLATAADQQDGFALQAKELQAQEPGDQDDVAKALHAQHQGVLGSGPATKSANEFPEFTEPHLVLASPAGIALTTPRSSHIATGEHLALSSTGHTSLSVGKRLLASASQGMRLFVQSLGWRLVAASGDIDVRALKDSINLLAKLNITANAERITLTAKTELVIQGGGSATTYNAAGITHVTTGPYTAHAANFAYTSAKNLAGVFPEPPEPGEGDLQLFNQYAGQQGVQGGGFEVIDALGNRLKGALDGKGFATVPGAAPGPGRVAFGKDPADTWTDGSVIGKPEWPATPPSEGDLPAQLEAAVTEGLPSKNWDVAQVMTTAVDAGAAGSVLPALATAAVPIVSSLLTGVIKSAKLANLPVPTVDQSMLELPDLLASEKPS, from the coding sequence ATGTTCGCACCGGCCAACCAAGCCCCATTCAGCCTGACCCTCAACGGGCAGGACACTCTGTTTCAAGTGCTGTCTTTCACCGGCCGGGAGCGCCTCAACCAACCGTTTGAATTCGAGCTGGAGCTTGTCAGCGAAAAGGCCGCGCTCGACCTTGAAAGCCTGCTGCACGCCCAGACGTTTCTACAGCTGGCCGAGGACGGCACCGGCGTGCACGGACTGGCCTACAGCATCGCCCAGGGTGATGCCGGTAAACGCCTGACCCGCTACCGGATTTCCCTGCGACCGCAGCTGGCTTACCTGGCGCACCGGATCAACCAGCGCATTTTCCAGCAGATGACGGTGCAGCAGATCATCAGCCAGGTCCTGGAAGAGCACGGCATTCTCGCCATCGATTACCGGTTCCAGCTCGGCGCGACCTACCCCGAGCGCGTCTACTGCGTGCAGTACGACGAATCTGACCTGCATTTCATCCAGCGCCTGTGCGAAGAGGAAGGCATTCACTTCCACTTCCAGCACAGCGCCAAGGGCCATCTGCTGGTGTTCGGAGACGACCAGACGGTGTTCCCGAAACTGGCGCCGGTGCTCTATCAACAGGACACGGGACTGGTCGCCGACGCCCAGGTGATCAAGCGCTTCGGCCTGCGCATGAACACCCGCACCAGTCGCACCACGCGGCGTGATTACGACTTCACCAAGCCCAAGTTCCAGCTCGAAAGCAGCGCCGCAAGTGCGGCCGTCCCGGACCTGGAAGATTACGACTACCCCGGCCGTTTCGCCGATCGCGAACGTGGCCGGCACCTGGCCAATCGCGCCCTGGAGCGCCACCGCAGTGACTATCGCCTGGCCGAAGGCAGCAGCGATCAGCCCCGGCTGGTCAGCGGTCATTTTCTCGCCCTGACCGGACACGCCAACCCGGTATGGAATGACCTGTGGCTGCTGACCGAGGTCTTCCACGAGGGCAAGCAGCCGCAGGTGCTTGAAGAAGTGATCACCAGTGACGTCACTGACCTGAAAAGCGATTTCCATCAGGGCTATCGCAACCGTTTCAGCGCCACCCCGTGGGACGTGCACTACCGGCCACCGCTGGAGCATCCGAAACCGAAGGTGCTGGGCACACAAAGCGCCGTGGTCACCGGTCCTGAAGGCGAAGAGATTTACTGCGATCAGCATGGCCGGGTGAAGGTGCAGTTTTTCTGGGACCGTGAAGGCCAGCACAACGACAAGACCAGCTGCTGGATGCGCGTGGCCTCGAACTGGGCTAGCCAGAACTTCGGTGCGATCAACCTGCCACGGGTCGGCATGGAAGTCCTGATCACCTTCCTCGAAGGCGACCCCGACCAGCCCCTTATCACCGGTTGCCTGTACCACGGCGCCCATTTGCCGCCGTACAAGCTGCCCGATTTCAAGACCGTGGCCACGGTCAAGAGCAAGGAATACAAGGGCAGCCGCGCCAACGAATTACGCATCGACGACACCACCAGCGAGATCAGCATTGCCCTGCGCAGCGATCATGGCGCCAGTGCCATCAACCTTGGCTACCTGACCCATCCGCGGCCCGCCGGCGGCCAGCCCCGGGGCGAAGGTTTCGAGCTGCGCACCGACCGCCACGGCGCCGTACGCGCGGCCGCTGGCTTGTTGATCACCACCGAGCCGCGTCCCAACGAATCGAAGCACCACAAGGACCTGCCGGAAACTGCCGAACGCCTGGCCACTGCCGCCGATCAGCAGGACGGCTTTGCGCTGCAAGCCAAGGAGCTGCAGGCCCAGGAACCGGGGGATCAGGATGACGTCGCCAAAGCCCTGCACGCCCAGCATCAGGGGGTGCTCGGCAGCGGCCCGGCAACTAAAAGCGCCAACGAATTTCCCGAATTTACCGAACCGCATCTGGTCCTTGCCAGCCCGGCCGGCATTGCCCTGACCACGCCGCGTTCAAGCCACATCGCCACCGGTGAGCACCTGGCGTTGAGCAGCACGGGGCACACCAGCTTGTCCGTGGGTAAACGCCTCTTGGCCAGCGCCAGCCAGGGCATGCGCCTGTTTGTGCAAAGCCTCGGCTGGCGTCTGGTCGCGGCGTCCGGCGACATCGACGTGCGCGCCCTGAAGGACAGCATTAACCTGCTGGCCAAACTCAACATCACCGCCAACGCCGAGCGCATCACTCTGACCGCGAAAACAGAGCTGGTGATTCAGGGCGGCGGCAGCGCCACGACCTACAACGCCGCCGGCATTACCCACGTCACCACCGGCCCGTACACCGCACACGCCGCCAATTTTGCCTACACCTCGGCGAAAAACCTCGCGGGCGTGTTCCCCGAGCCACCGGAACCGGGTGAGGGCGACCTTCAGTTGTTCAACCAGTACGCGGGGCAGCAAGGCGTTCAGGGCGGCGGTTTTGAGGTGATCGATGCGCTGGGCAATCGCCTCAAAGGCGCCCTCGACGGCAAAGGTTTCGCCACCGTTCCCGGTGCCGCGCCGGGGCCGGGGAGGGTGGCCTTCGGCAAGGACCCGGCCGATACCTGGACCGACGGCAGCGTCATCGGCAAACCCGAATGGCCGGCCACGCCGCCGAGTGAGGGGGATCTTCCGGCGCAGTTAGAGGCGGCGGTGACTGAGGGGCTGCCGAGCAAGAACTGGGATGTTGCGCAAGTGATGACGACCGCGGTTGACGCTGGGGCGGCGGGTTCGGTTTTGCCGGCGCTGGCGACTGCCGCTGTGCCGATCGTTTCAAGCCTTCTGACTGGGGTGATCAAAAGCGCGAAGCTTGCGAACCTGCCCGTGCCGACGGTGGACCAGAGCATGCTTGAGCTGCCGGATCTGCTGGCCAGCGAGAAGCCGTCATAA
- a CDS encoding putative DNA modification/repair radical SAM protein, with translation MQLIDKLSILADAAKYDASCASSAAPKRSSEGKSGLGSSTGMGICHSYTPDGRCVSLLKILLTNFCLYDCQYCVNRRSSDVPRARFSPEEVVTLTMDFYRRNCVSGLFLSSGIIRSADYTMEQLIRVAKLLREDHEFRGYIHLKTIPEADPALIEEAGRYADRLSVNIELPTQLGLQTLAPEKEMGSIKQAMQTIYTGQQTVLNEPRAPKFTPAGQSTQMIVGADDTDDSTILHTAESLYGDFRLKRVYYSAFSPIPNSPKSVPHAAPPLMREHRLYQADFLLRSYGYSANELLQGPGHLALDIDPKLAWALEHRDIFPLDLNRAEPAMIARIPGIGLRTTKRLVELRRQRRIRYEDLTRLRCVLAKAKPFIITSDYHPRQAESSSIDLREQLRDKPQPQQMALWG, from the coding sequence ATGCAGCTGATCGACAAGCTGAGCATCCTCGCCGACGCCGCCAAGTACGACGCTTCCTGCGCCAGCAGCGCCGCGCCCAAACGCAGTTCCGAAGGCAAATCCGGCCTCGGTTCGAGCACCGGCATGGGCATCTGCCACAGCTACACCCCGGACGGGCGCTGCGTCTCGCTGCTGAAAATCCTCCTCACCAATTTCTGTCTGTACGACTGCCAGTACTGCGTCAATCGCCGTTCCAGCGACGTGCCGCGCGCACGCTTCAGTCCGGAGGAAGTGGTCACCCTGACCATGGATTTCTACCGCCGCAACTGCGTCAGCGGCCTGTTTCTCAGCTCCGGGATCATCCGCTCGGCGGACTACACCATGGAGCAGCTGATCCGCGTGGCCAAGTTGCTGCGTGAAGACCACGAATTCCGTGGCTACATCCACCTCAAGACCATCCCCGAAGCCGACCCTGCGCTGATCGAAGAAGCCGGCCGCTACGCCGATCGCCTGAGCGTCAACATCGAGCTGCCGACCCAGTTGGGCCTGCAAACCCTGGCCCCGGAAAAGGAAATGGGCTCGATCAAGCAGGCCATGCAGACGATCTACACCGGTCAGCAGACGGTACTCAACGAGCCGAGAGCGCCGAAATTCACCCCCGCCGGGCAAAGCACGCAAATGATTGTGGGCGCTGACGACACCGATGACAGCACCATCCTGCACACCGCCGAATCGCTGTACGGCGATTTCCGCCTCAAGCGCGTCTACTACTCGGCGTTCAGCCCGATTCCCAACAGCCCGAAAAGCGTGCCCCACGCCGCGCCGCCGTTGATGCGCGAGCACCGTTTGTATCAGGCCGACTTCCTGCTGCGCAGCTATGGCTACAGCGCCAACGAGTTGCTGCAAGGCCCGGGGCATCTGGCCCTGGACATTGACCCGAAGCTGGCCTGGGCGCTGGAGCATCGCGACATCTTTCCGCTGGACCTCAACCGCGCGGAGCCGGCGATGATCGCGCGAATCCCCGGCATCGGCCTTCGTACCACCAAACGTCTGGTCGAGCTGCGCCGCCAACGTCGCATTCGTTATGAAGACCTGACCCGGCTGCGCTGCGTGCTGGCCAAGGCCAAACCGTTCATCATCACCAGCGACTACCATCCGCGTCAGGCCGAAAGCTCGAGCATCGATTTGCGCGAGCAGCTGCGCGACAAACCCCAGCCGCAGCAAATGGCATTGTGGGGATGA
- a CDS encoding DUF6555 family protein: protein MQHTQHYRIEYLFHGKPRWFYVCAKQMDNAEAWHWATVDAGVADIPKYRIDRAIKLSKPKAERLGIDAVSWKPA, encoded by the coding sequence ATGCAACATACCCAACACTACCGCATCGAATACCTTTTCCATGGCAAACCACGCTGGTTCTACGTGTGCGCCAAGCAAATGGACAACGCTGAGGCGTGGCACTGGGCGACAGTGGACGCCGGTGTGGCCGACATCCCCAAATACCGGATCGACAGAGCGATCAAACTGTCCAAGCCGAAGGCCGAGCGATTGGGGATAGATGCGGTGAGCTGGAAGCCGGCGTAA
- a CDS encoding helix-turn-helix transcriptional regulator gives MEKLGTRLRKERKRLGLTQIAFARIGGVEPNAQGHYESGHRSPKADYLQRVCDAGVDMHYLFSGNSLIGLVDGLDADDRSLPTRTVLSSNRDVIISNRNAVGILGTLHQSLDDTTQVIVDVATCFSTRHVDSREEQFAAQVRDFQEDSRRFIGLAMMKVQQSA, from the coding sequence ATGGAAAAGCTTGGCACGCGTTTGAGAAAAGAGCGCAAACGGTTAGGCCTGACGCAAATCGCGTTCGCCAGAATTGGCGGCGTCGAACCTAACGCCCAGGGTCACTACGAAAGTGGCCATCGATCACCCAAAGCCGATTACCTCCAGCGCGTCTGCGACGCCGGCGTCGATATGCATTACCTGTTTTCCGGTAATAGCCTCATCGGTTTGGTGGACGGACTCGACGCCGACGATCGATCCTTGCCGACCAGGACGGTCCTGAGCAGTAACCGCGACGTCATTATTTCAAACCGCAACGCGGTTGGCATTCTGGGCACGCTGCACCAGAGCCTTGACGACACGACTCAAGTCATCGTCGACGTCGCCACCTGCTTCAGCACCCGCCACGTGGATAGCCGTGAAGAGCAATTTGCCGCCCAGGTGCGGGACTTTCAGGAAGACTCGCGACGCTTCATCGGCCTGGCCATGATGAAAGTCCAGCAAAGCGCCTGA
- a CDS encoding TIGR03915 family putative DNA repair protein — translation MIILDCADSFDTWRQQARWLLSHQINPDQVNWSVQQDADLFASDTDYPDEPGPFRARIPLELLELLQNASQFCGDQRWTLLYEVLWRISHGDRTAMMAGDKLGSELHRRLKQVSREAHHLHAFLRFVALPVIDNAEDIAAKAALLEMSCLPEYVAWHEPAHDILRTASEHFIGRMGRHRWMIATPKDGVFYDGEQLIYQPVCPQAWQALARNADDPHGNLWLTYYSHIFNPARLNPKVMQGHLPARFWKNLPEGPLIPALISEARTGGQRDGQAREIAERRGKVIRGKPAPSPEADTGVRLPISD, via the coding sequence ATGATCATTCTCGATTGCGCCGATTCCTTCGACACCTGGCGGCAGCAGGCACGCTGGCTGCTGAGCCATCAGATCAACCCGGATCAGGTCAACTGGAGCGTGCAGCAGGACGCCGACCTGTTCGCCAGCGACACGGATTACCCTGACGAACCCGGTCCGTTTCGCGCGCGCATTCCATTGGAGCTACTGGAGCTGCTGCAAAACGCATCGCAATTCTGCGGTGATCAACGCTGGACTCTGTTGTACGAAGTGCTCTGGCGGATCAGCCACGGTGATCGCACGGCCATGATGGCCGGCGACAAACTGGGCAGCGAACTGCACCGGCGCTTGAAACAGGTCAGCCGCGAAGCCCATCACCTGCATGCGTTCCTGCGTTTCGTGGCGCTGCCGGTGATCGACAATGCCGAAGACATCGCGGCCAAGGCGGCATTGCTGGAGATGAGCTGCCTGCCGGAATACGTCGCCTGGCACGAACCCGCCCACGACATTCTGCGCACCGCCAGCGAGCATTTCATCGGGCGCATGGGTCGTCATCGCTGGATGATCGCAACCCCTAAAGACGGTGTGTTTTATGACGGCGAACAGCTGATTTATCAGCCGGTGTGCCCGCAGGCGTGGCAGGCGCTGGCGCGCAACGCCGATGATCCCCACGGCAATCTGTGGCTGACTTACTACAGCCACATTTTCAATCCGGCGCGGCTCAATCCGAAAGTCATGCAGGGCCATCTGCCGGCGCGATTCTGGAAAAATCTGCCGGAGGGGCCGTTGATTCCGGCATTGATCAGCGAGGCGCGCACCGGCGGGCAGCGTGATGGTCAGGCGCGGGAGATCGCCGAGCGGCGCGGCAAAGTCATTCGTGGCAAACCCGCGCCCTCTCCTGAGGCTGACACGGGCGTCCGTCTCCCGATAAGTGACTGA
- a CDS encoding putative bifunctional diguanylate cyclase/phosphodiesterase has protein sequence MKFPSLDRLKALVSVQQDNTRLMEAQYIALSRQLPMMYVILLINTLALAATHYGIAPVWLTVYIPLLLTLVGALRAVLWWQSRGQPITTAQIFRKLTRTNQLTVFIAFGFTIWALLLFPYGDTYTKSHVAFYMAITVVVCIFCLMHLPSSAMMTTAVVNIAFVAFFATAGNATYTAMAVNVLLVSLAMIVVLQNHYGEFTRLVNMQIRTEKLSDENQRLANEDSLTGLPNRRQFFNLLDRELNHARQNNARLAVGMIDLDGFKPINDSYGHGVGDKLLRQVGQRLRAFASEQLHVARLGGDEFGLIIVRADDESELIKQGQSLCRTMRQPFVIGDIQVSISASMGLVVFPDLASTSTEAYEFADYALYTSKRETPGELCMFSSSQHQRLKRDVLTEQGLRQANVAEEFNLVFQPIVDIRTSRTVAFEALARWMSPKLGNVAPGQFIGVAERIGLMNRLTPTLLEKALHAAQLWPADIRLAFNLSAHDCSSMDAVEQLIEVIRRSGFDATRLDLEITETAVIKDLVQAQRAINAFRVLGCGISLDDFGTGYSSLTQLHALPLTKLKIDRSFITDIHQNAASFKIVKSLLALSQDMDLQCVSEGVETEAELEALRTLGCTLVQGYLFSRPMPLKQSLEWLGSTPGVPAAAIVL, from the coding sequence ATGAAATTCCCGTCTCTCGATCGATTAAAAGCGCTGGTCAGCGTCCAGCAGGACAATACGCGTCTGATGGAAGCGCAATACATCGCGCTGTCCAGACAGCTGCCCATGATGTACGTCATTCTGCTGATCAACACCCTCGCGCTGGCGGCCACCCATTACGGCATCGCTCCGGTATGGCTGACCGTTTACATCCCGCTGCTGTTGACCCTGGTGGGTGCCCTGCGAGCGGTACTCTGGTGGCAGAGCCGGGGTCAGCCCATCACCACCGCGCAGATCTTCAGAAAACTCACGCGCACCAATCAGCTCACGGTGTTCATCGCGTTCGGCTTCACGATATGGGCGCTGCTGCTGTTTCCCTATGGCGACACCTACACCAAGTCCCACGTGGCTTTCTACATGGCGATCACGGTCGTCGTCTGCATCTTCTGCCTGATGCACCTGCCGTCCTCGGCAATGATGACCACTGCGGTGGTCAATATCGCCTTCGTGGCGTTTTTCGCCACCGCCGGCAACGCGACCTACACCGCCATGGCGGTCAACGTGCTCCTTGTGTCGCTGGCGATGATCGTGGTGCTGCAGAACCACTATGGCGAGTTCACCCGGCTGGTGAACATGCAGATACGCACGGAAAAGCTCAGCGATGAAAACCAACGGCTGGCCAACGAAGACAGCCTCACCGGCCTGCCCAACCGACGACAGTTTTTCAACCTGCTCGACCGTGAACTGAACCACGCCCGGCAGAACAATGCGCGGCTGGCGGTGGGGATGATCGATCTGGACGGTTTCAAGCCGATCAACGATTCCTATGGCCACGGCGTGGGCGACAAACTGTTGCGTCAGGTGGGCCAGCGACTGCGGGCGTTTGCCAGCGAGCAGTTGCACGTGGCCCGGCTGGGCGGCGATGAGTTCGGGCTGATCATCGTCAGGGCCGACGACGAAAGCGAGCTGATCAAACAAGGCCAGTCGCTGTGTCGCACCATGCGCCAGCCCTTCGTGATCGGCGATATTCAGGTCAGCATCAGCGCCTCCATGGGCCTGGTGGTGTTCCCCGACCTGGCGAGCACCTCGACGGAGGCCTACGAATTCGCCGATTACGCCCTCTACACCAGCAAGCGCGAAACACCCGGCGAGCTGTGCATGTTCTCTTCCAGCCAGCATCAGCGCCTCAAGCGCGACGTGCTCACCGAGCAGGGCCTGCGCCAGGCCAACGTCGCCGAAGAGTTCAATCTGGTGTTTCAGCCGATCGTCGACATCCGCACGTCACGCACGGTGGCGTTCGAAGCACTGGCCCGGTGGATGAGCCCGAAGCTGGGCAACGTCGCGCCAGGGCAATTCATCGGGGTGGCCGAGCGCATCGGGTTGATGAACCGACTGACGCCAACCTTGCTTGAGAAGGCCCTGCACGCTGCGCAGTTGTGGCCTGCCGATATCAGGCTGGCATTCAACCTGTCGGCCCACGACTGCTCGTCGATGGACGCCGTCGAACAGTTGATCGAGGTGATCCGCCGCAGCGGCTTCGACGCCACCCGGCTGGACCTGGAAATCACCGAAACCGCCGTCATCAAGGACCTCGTTCAAGCGCAACGGGCGATCAACGCGTTCCGTGTACTGGGCTGCGGCATTTCCCTGGACGACTTCGGCACCGGCTACTCGAGCCTGACCCAGCTCCACGCCCTGCCGTTGACCAAGCTGAAGATCGACCGCTCGTTCATCACCGACATCCACCAGAACGCCGCGAGTTTCAAGATCGTCAAATCACTGCTGGCGCTGAGTCAGGACATGGATCTGCAATGCGTCAGCGAAGGCGTTGAAACCGAAGCGGAGCTGGAGGCGTTGCGGACCCTGGGCTGCACGCTGGTTCAGGGCTACCTGTTCTCACGCCCGATGCCCCTGAAGCAGAGCCTTGAATGGCTCGGCTCAACGCCGGGCGTGCCTGCGGCGGCGATCGTTCTGTGA